The Megalops cyprinoides isolate fMegCyp1 chromosome 19, fMegCyp1.pri, whole genome shotgun sequence genome has a window encoding:
- the atxn2l gene encoding ataxin-2-like protein isoform X2: MLKQQQAGSGGRKTSNGTSGPVNVSSMASGTNTNRAPAGRSRNSVKPPSQPSPVFEGVYNNARMLHFLTAVVGSTCDIRVKNGSVYEGIFKTLSSRCELAVDAVHRRSEDGGSGGSSSAPPRREEITDTMIFSPSDLVTMTCRDVDLNYATRDTFTDTAISSSRMNGDHREKVLQRWDGGDSNGESCDLEADASNGWDANEMFKINEVNYGVKSTYDSSLSMYTVPLEKGNSEGYRQREARAARLASEIESSPQYRHRVALENDEGKTEEEKYSAVVRDRDGGEREKGRESPREREKERGRDSPSSNREGKYIPPQRAREMGSSVNNMRGDRERGGGAGTPASLPNRMGGSHSNRSTPPNSSPRPPLPASSSQSSPSERHSPLSNRGGYSPHQPQSNASPAGAYTPPSQPRPTEPPAAATGSPPTPHAHSHSVPHSLSHPQSLSDASRAVNGVSSRTSPKSQRPMQNNRPLRTSNSHSTPAVSRSPKPAASSQDPPLAAPYVDTTVVPVATTKPAGPAPIFPVDVNEILNSAAKEKAAESPVSPQESKSSKAPSVQQRSQIEELRKFGKEFRLQPSAGTSSSPSGTAVAPTETAPPSQPQASAADPAQTPEPSPIPAQSPPQSSPPEEQGKEKEAEVTSTGPATAVTAAQTAVPDRQSAATPQPARTPGSEEATERVEGVADQVKKSTLNPNAKEFNPNKAALTLAKPTSAPTPPRPTPPSPSVVLQAPPGQGAIYNPPYLSYVSQIQIQGHSVQAPQMYQYTVSTVSQGKYPRAKGSVVAPRSDHSSSAPPMLQAAASAAGPPLVASPYPQSYLQYSPQQYSQQVIQAMTHYPGQPVYSVLQSGARMLGSGGHPQTLGPPGPQYAAQGEGPPGPQQGMYAPQSFSHHSGSMHPPQPSSTPTGSQPPPQHPAPSPGQSAQSGPQPQSLYHSGPLSAPTPPNMPPGHSSPQGSYPLQGYSLHGHQPIPHTYPSLGQLTQAHVPGALSGPHHSGTHGPPQVMLLHAPPPQQGPGSGPQHGPPPQQGTHQHYAYIGHPQVQVQAHPPQQLPFHPPTGN; this comes from the exons ATGTTGAAGCAGCAGCAAGCCGGCTCCGGCGGGCGGAAAACCTCAAATGGGACCTCAGGGCCTGTCAACGTGTCTTCCATGGCCTCCGGGACCAACACCAACAGAGCACCGGCTGGAAG GAGCCGAAACTCGGTGAAGCCTCCTTCCCAACCTTCTCCA GTGTTCGAAGGCGTTTACAACAATGCCAGAATGCTGCACTTCCTTACAGCCGTGGTG ggcTCCACCTGTGATATCAGGGTGAAAAATGGCAGTGTGTACGAGGGCATCTTCAAGACCCTCAGCTCGAGG TGTGAGTTGGCGGTGGACGCGGTGCACCGGCGGAGTGAGGACGGGGGCAGCGGAGGAAGCTCGTCGGCTCCCCCCAGGAGAGAGGAGATAACGGACACCATGATCTTCAGCCCGTCTGACCTCGTCACCATGACCTGCCGGGACGTGGACCTCAATTACGCCACACGCG AcactttcacagacacagcGATCAGCTCGTCGCGGATGAACGGAGACCACAGGGAGAAGGTGCTGCAGAGGTGGGATGGGGGAGACAGCAACGGCGAGAGCTGCGACCTGGAGGCAGACGCT tcCAATGGCTGGGACGCCAACGAGATGTTCAAGATTAACGAGGTGAACTACGGCGTCAAGTCAACGTATGATTCCAGCCTCTCCATGTACAC TGTGCCTCTGGAGAAGGGGAACTCGGAGGGCTACCGGCAGCGGGAGGCGCGGGCGGCCCGCCTGGCCAGCGAGATCGAGTCCAGCCCACAGTACCGGCACCGTGTGGCCCTGGAGAATGACGAGGGGAAGACCGAGGAGGAGAAGTACAGCGCAGTGGTCAGAGACCGAGACGGGGGCGAGAGGGAGAAGGGCAGGGAGAGCcccagggagagggaaaaggagcGGGGCAGAGACAGCCCCAGCTCCAACAG GGAGGGCAAATACATTCCACCCCAGCGAGCCAGAGAGATGGGGTCATCAGTGAACAATatgaggggggacagagagaggggagggggggcaggtaCACCAGCTTCACTCCCCAATCGAATGGGAGGATCCCATTCTAACAGATCCACGCCGCCTAACTCCTCCCCTAggccccctctccctgcttccAGCAGCCAGTCCAGCCCTTCCGAAAGACACAGTCCCCTCTCCAACAGGGGAGGGTATTCTCCGCACCAGCCCCAAAGCAACGCCAGCCCGGCCGGGGCAtacacacccccctcccagccTCGGCCCACTGAGCCCCCCGCAGCCGCCACCGGCAGCCCGCCCACCCCCCACGCTCACAGCCACTCggtcccccactccctctcgCACCCTCAGTCGCTGTCCGATGCCTCCAGGGCCGTCAATGGAG tgtcTTCCCGAACCTCCCCTAAATCTCAGAGACCCATGCAGAATAACAGACCCCTCCGCACTTCCAACTCCCACAGCACCCCTGCAG TGTCGCGTTCCCCAAAACCAGCAGCGTCTTCCCAAGACCCCCCTCTTGCTGCTCCATATGTAGACACCACAGTGGTCCCCGTAGCAACCACCAAACCTGCTGGCCCAGCCCCCATCTTTCCTGTAGATG TGAATGAGATCCTCAACTCAGCAGCAAAGGAGAAGGCAGCTGAGAGTCCAGTGAGTCCACAGGAAAGCAAGAGCAGTAaag CTCCCTCGGTACAGCAAAGGTCACAAATCGAAGAGCTTCGGAAATTCGGAAAAGAGTTCAGG CTTCAGCCCAGTGCTGGTACCTCCAGCAGTCCCAGCGGTACAGCAGTAGCACCCACAGAAACAGCCCCGCCTAGCCAACCCCAGGCTTCTGCCGCAGACCCCGCCCAGACGCCCGAGCCCAGTCCCATCCCAGCCCAGAGCCCCCCTCAGAGCTCACCCCCGGAGGAgcaggggaaggagaaggaggcggAGGTCACAAGCACCGGCCCAGCTACGGCTGTGACTGCGGCCCAGACGGCGGTGCCAGACAGGCAGTCTGCAGCAACGCCCCAGCCCGCCAGGACACCGGGCAGTGAGGAGGCAACGGAGAGAGTGGAGGGCGTGGCTGA CCAAGTGAAAAAGTCCACCCTGAACCCCAACGCTAAAGAGTTCAACCCAAACAAGGCTGCCCTGACACTG gCGAAGCCCACTTCAGCCCCCACGCCTCCTCGCCCAACTCCTCCCAGCCCCTCCGTGGTACTGCAAGCCCCTCCGGGACAGGGGGCCATCTACAACCCCCCTTACCTCTCCTATGTCTCTCAAATACAGATCCAAGGCCACTCAGTGCAG GCTCCTCAGATGTACCAGTACACCGTATCCACTGTCAGCCAAGGAAAATACCCCAGAGCCAAAG GCTCGGTGGTTGCTCCTCGTTCAGATCACAGCTCCTCGGCGCCCCCTATGCTCCAGGCAGCTGCGTCGGCGGCCGGCCCTCCCCTCGTAGCCTCTCCCTACCCCCAGTCCTACCTGCAGTACAGCCCCCAGCAGTACAGCCAGCAGGTCATCCAGGCCATGACCCACTACCCGGGACAG CCGGTGTACTCGGTGCTGCAGAGCGGGGCCCGCATGCTGGGGTCTGGGGGACACCCTCAGACGCTCGGGCCTCCGGGCCCTCAGTACGCAGCGCAGGGAGAGGGGCCTCCCGGGCCACAGCAGGGAATGTATG CCCCGCAGTCTTTCTCCCATCACTCGGGCTCAATGCACCCGCCCCAGCCCTCCAGCACCCCGACGGGCAGCCAGCCGCCCCCCCAGCACCCTGCCCCGAGCCCAGGCCAG TCTGCACAGTCGGGCCCCCAGCCCCAGTCTCTGTATCACTCtggccctctctctgcccctacTCCCCCAAACATGCCCCCTGGACACAGCTCCCCCCAGGGCTCCTACCCCCTGCAAGGGTACAGTCTGCACGGGCACCAGCCCATTCCACACACCTACCCGTCACTGGGGCAGCTGACGCAG gCTCACGTACCCGGTGCCCTGTCGGGCCCCCACCACTCCGGCACCCACGGACCCCCCCAGGTGATGCTCCTGCACGCCCCGCCGCCGCAGCAGGGGCCGGGCTCGGGCCCCCAGCACGGACCCCCCCCTCAGCAGGGCACCCACCAGCACTACGCCTACATCGGACACCCACAGG TGCAGGTGCAGGCCCACCCGCCCCAGCAGctccccttccacccccccacagGGAACTGA
- the atxn2l gene encoding ataxin-2-like protein isoform X1 has product MLKQQQAGSGGRKTSNGTSGPVNVSSMASGTNTNRAPAGRSRNSVKPPSQPSPVFEGVYNNARMLHFLTAVVGSTCDIRVKNGSVYEGIFKTLSSRCELAVDAVHRRSEDGGSGGSSSAPPRREEITDTMIFSPSDLVTMTCRDVDLNYATRDTFTDTAISSSRMNGDHREKVLQRWDGGDSNGESCDLEADASNGWDANEMFKINEVNYGVKSTYDSSLSMYTVPLEKGNSEGYRQREARAARLASEIESSPQYRHRVALENDEGKTEEEKYSAVVRDRDGGEREKGRESPREREKERGRDSPSSNREGKYIPPQRAREMGSSVNNMRGDRERGGGAGTPASLPNRMGGSHSNRSTPPNSSPRPPLPASSSQSSPSERHSPLSNRGGYSPHQPQSNASPAGAYTPPSQPRPTEPPAAATGSPPTPHAHSHSVPHSLSHPQSLSDASRAVNGVSSRTSPKSQRPMQNNRPLRTSNSHSTPAVSRSPKPAASSQDPPLAAPYVDTTVVPVATTKPAGPAPIFPVDVNEILNSAAKEKAAESPVSPQESKSSKAPSVQQRSQIEELRKFGKEFRLQPSAGTSSSPSGTAVAPTETAPPSQPQASAADPAQTPEPSPIPAQSPPQSSPPEEQGKEKEAEVTSTGPATAVTAAQTAVPDRQSAATPQPARTPGSEEATERVEGVADQVKKSTLNPNAKEFNPNKAALTLAKPTSAPTPPRPTPPSPSVVLQAPPGQGAIYNPPYLSYVSQIQIQGHSVQAPQMYQYTVSTVSQGKYPRAKGSVVAPRSDHSSSAPPMLQAAASAAGPPLVASPYPQSYLQYSPQQYSQQVIQAMTHYPGQPVYSVLQSGARMLGSGGHPQTLGPPGPQYAAQGEGPPGPQQGMYAPQSFSHHSGSMHPPQPSSTPTGSQPPPQHPAPSPGQSAQSGPQPQSLYHSGPLSAPTPPNMPPGHSSPQGSYPLQGYSLHGHQPIPHTYPSLGQLTQAHVPGALSGPHHSGTHGPPQVMLLHAPPPQQGPGSGPQHGPPPQQGTHQHYAYIGHPQAVQVQAHPPQQLPFHPPTGN; this is encoded by the exons ATGTTGAAGCAGCAGCAAGCCGGCTCCGGCGGGCGGAAAACCTCAAATGGGACCTCAGGGCCTGTCAACGTGTCTTCCATGGCCTCCGGGACCAACACCAACAGAGCACCGGCTGGAAG GAGCCGAAACTCGGTGAAGCCTCCTTCCCAACCTTCTCCA GTGTTCGAAGGCGTTTACAACAATGCCAGAATGCTGCACTTCCTTACAGCCGTGGTG ggcTCCACCTGTGATATCAGGGTGAAAAATGGCAGTGTGTACGAGGGCATCTTCAAGACCCTCAGCTCGAGG TGTGAGTTGGCGGTGGACGCGGTGCACCGGCGGAGTGAGGACGGGGGCAGCGGAGGAAGCTCGTCGGCTCCCCCCAGGAGAGAGGAGATAACGGACACCATGATCTTCAGCCCGTCTGACCTCGTCACCATGACCTGCCGGGACGTGGACCTCAATTACGCCACACGCG AcactttcacagacacagcGATCAGCTCGTCGCGGATGAACGGAGACCACAGGGAGAAGGTGCTGCAGAGGTGGGATGGGGGAGACAGCAACGGCGAGAGCTGCGACCTGGAGGCAGACGCT tcCAATGGCTGGGACGCCAACGAGATGTTCAAGATTAACGAGGTGAACTACGGCGTCAAGTCAACGTATGATTCCAGCCTCTCCATGTACAC TGTGCCTCTGGAGAAGGGGAACTCGGAGGGCTACCGGCAGCGGGAGGCGCGGGCGGCCCGCCTGGCCAGCGAGATCGAGTCCAGCCCACAGTACCGGCACCGTGTGGCCCTGGAGAATGACGAGGGGAAGACCGAGGAGGAGAAGTACAGCGCAGTGGTCAGAGACCGAGACGGGGGCGAGAGGGAGAAGGGCAGGGAGAGCcccagggagagggaaaaggagcGGGGCAGAGACAGCCCCAGCTCCAACAG GGAGGGCAAATACATTCCACCCCAGCGAGCCAGAGAGATGGGGTCATCAGTGAACAATatgaggggggacagagagaggggagggggggcaggtaCACCAGCTTCACTCCCCAATCGAATGGGAGGATCCCATTCTAACAGATCCACGCCGCCTAACTCCTCCCCTAggccccctctccctgcttccAGCAGCCAGTCCAGCCCTTCCGAAAGACACAGTCCCCTCTCCAACAGGGGAGGGTATTCTCCGCACCAGCCCCAAAGCAACGCCAGCCCGGCCGGGGCAtacacacccccctcccagccTCGGCCCACTGAGCCCCCCGCAGCCGCCACCGGCAGCCCGCCCACCCCCCACGCTCACAGCCACTCggtcccccactccctctcgCACCCTCAGTCGCTGTCCGATGCCTCCAGGGCCGTCAATGGAG tgtcTTCCCGAACCTCCCCTAAATCTCAGAGACCCATGCAGAATAACAGACCCCTCCGCACTTCCAACTCCCACAGCACCCCTGCAG TGTCGCGTTCCCCAAAACCAGCAGCGTCTTCCCAAGACCCCCCTCTTGCTGCTCCATATGTAGACACCACAGTGGTCCCCGTAGCAACCACCAAACCTGCTGGCCCAGCCCCCATCTTTCCTGTAGATG TGAATGAGATCCTCAACTCAGCAGCAAAGGAGAAGGCAGCTGAGAGTCCAGTGAGTCCACAGGAAAGCAAGAGCAGTAaag CTCCCTCGGTACAGCAAAGGTCACAAATCGAAGAGCTTCGGAAATTCGGAAAAGAGTTCAGG CTTCAGCCCAGTGCTGGTACCTCCAGCAGTCCCAGCGGTACAGCAGTAGCACCCACAGAAACAGCCCCGCCTAGCCAACCCCAGGCTTCTGCCGCAGACCCCGCCCAGACGCCCGAGCCCAGTCCCATCCCAGCCCAGAGCCCCCCTCAGAGCTCACCCCCGGAGGAgcaggggaaggagaaggaggcggAGGTCACAAGCACCGGCCCAGCTACGGCTGTGACTGCGGCCCAGACGGCGGTGCCAGACAGGCAGTCTGCAGCAACGCCCCAGCCCGCCAGGACACCGGGCAGTGAGGAGGCAACGGAGAGAGTGGAGGGCGTGGCTGA CCAAGTGAAAAAGTCCACCCTGAACCCCAACGCTAAAGAGTTCAACCCAAACAAGGCTGCCCTGACACTG gCGAAGCCCACTTCAGCCCCCACGCCTCCTCGCCCAACTCCTCCCAGCCCCTCCGTGGTACTGCAAGCCCCTCCGGGACAGGGGGCCATCTACAACCCCCCTTACCTCTCCTATGTCTCTCAAATACAGATCCAAGGCCACTCAGTGCAG GCTCCTCAGATGTACCAGTACACCGTATCCACTGTCAGCCAAGGAAAATACCCCAGAGCCAAAG GCTCGGTGGTTGCTCCTCGTTCAGATCACAGCTCCTCGGCGCCCCCTATGCTCCAGGCAGCTGCGTCGGCGGCCGGCCCTCCCCTCGTAGCCTCTCCCTACCCCCAGTCCTACCTGCAGTACAGCCCCCAGCAGTACAGCCAGCAGGTCATCCAGGCCATGACCCACTACCCGGGACAG CCGGTGTACTCGGTGCTGCAGAGCGGGGCCCGCATGCTGGGGTCTGGGGGACACCCTCAGACGCTCGGGCCTCCGGGCCCTCAGTACGCAGCGCAGGGAGAGGGGCCTCCCGGGCCACAGCAGGGAATGTATG CCCCGCAGTCTTTCTCCCATCACTCGGGCTCAATGCACCCGCCCCAGCCCTCCAGCACCCCGACGGGCAGCCAGCCGCCCCCCCAGCACCCTGCCCCGAGCCCAGGCCAG TCTGCACAGTCGGGCCCCCAGCCCCAGTCTCTGTATCACTCtggccctctctctgcccctacTCCCCCAAACATGCCCCCTGGACACAGCTCCCCCCAGGGCTCCTACCCCCTGCAAGGGTACAGTCTGCACGGGCACCAGCCCATTCCACACACCTACCCGTCACTGGGGCAGCTGACGCAG gCTCACGTACCCGGTGCCCTGTCGGGCCCCCACCACTCCGGCACCCACGGACCCCCCCAGGTGATGCTCCTGCACGCCCCGCCGCCGCAGCAGGGGCCGGGCTCGGGCCCCCAGCACGGACCCCCCCCTCAGCAGGGCACCCACCAGCACTACGCCTACATCGGACACCCACAGG CAGTGCAGGTGCAGGCCCACCCGCCCCAGCAGctccccttccacccccccacagGGAACTGA
- the atxn2l gene encoding ataxin-2-like protein isoform X3 has translation MQITKKSRNSVKPPSQPSPVFEGVYNNARMLHFLTAVVGSTCDIRVKNGSVYEGIFKTLSSRCELAVDAVHRRSEDGGSGGSSSAPPRREEITDTMIFSPSDLVTMTCRDVDLNYATRDTFTDTAISSSRMNGDHREKVLQRWDGGDSNGESCDLEADASNGWDANEMFKINEVNYGVKSTYDSSLSMYTVPLEKGNSEGYRQREARAARLASEIESSPQYRHRVALENDEGKTEEEKYSAVVRDRDGGEREKGRESPREREKERGRDSPSSNREGKYIPPQRAREMGSSVNNMRGDRERGGGAGTPASLPNRMGGSHSNRSTPPNSSPRPPLPASSSQSSPSERHSPLSNRGGYSPHQPQSNASPAGAYTPPSQPRPTEPPAAATGSPPTPHAHSHSVPHSLSHPQSLSDASRAVNGVSSRTSPKSQRPMQNNRPLRTSNSHSTPAVSRSPKPAASSQDPPLAAPYVDTTVVPVATTKPAGPAPIFPVDVNEILNSAAKEKAAESPVSPQESKSSKAPSVQQRSQIEELRKFGKEFRLQPSAGTSSSPSGTAVAPTETAPPSQPQASAADPAQTPEPSPIPAQSPPQSSPPEEQGKEKEAEVTSTGPATAVTAAQTAVPDRQSAATPQPARTPGSEEATERVEGVADQVKKSTLNPNAKEFNPNKAALTLAKPTSAPTPPRPTPPSPSVVLQAPPGQGAIYNPPYLSYVSQIQIQGHSVQAPQMYQYTVSTVSQGKYPRAKGSVVAPRSDHSSSAPPMLQAAASAAGPPLVASPYPQSYLQYSPQQYSQQVIQAMTHYPGQPVYSVLQSGARMLGSGGHPQTLGPPGPQYAAQGEGPPGPQQGMYAPQSFSHHSGSMHPPQPSSTPTGSQPPPQHPAPSPGQSAQSGPQPQSLYHSGPLSAPTPPNMPPGHSSPQGSYPLQGYSLHGHQPIPHTYPSLGQLTQAHVPGALSGPHHSGTHGPPQVMLLHAPPPQQGPGSGPQHGPPPQQGTHQHYAYIGHPQAVQVQAHPPQQLPFHPPTGN, from the exons ATGCAGATAACGAAAAA GAGCCGAAACTCGGTGAAGCCTCCTTCCCAACCTTCTCCA GTGTTCGAAGGCGTTTACAACAATGCCAGAATGCTGCACTTCCTTACAGCCGTGGTG ggcTCCACCTGTGATATCAGGGTGAAAAATGGCAGTGTGTACGAGGGCATCTTCAAGACCCTCAGCTCGAGG TGTGAGTTGGCGGTGGACGCGGTGCACCGGCGGAGTGAGGACGGGGGCAGCGGAGGAAGCTCGTCGGCTCCCCCCAGGAGAGAGGAGATAACGGACACCATGATCTTCAGCCCGTCTGACCTCGTCACCATGACCTGCCGGGACGTGGACCTCAATTACGCCACACGCG AcactttcacagacacagcGATCAGCTCGTCGCGGATGAACGGAGACCACAGGGAGAAGGTGCTGCAGAGGTGGGATGGGGGAGACAGCAACGGCGAGAGCTGCGACCTGGAGGCAGACGCT tcCAATGGCTGGGACGCCAACGAGATGTTCAAGATTAACGAGGTGAACTACGGCGTCAAGTCAACGTATGATTCCAGCCTCTCCATGTACAC TGTGCCTCTGGAGAAGGGGAACTCGGAGGGCTACCGGCAGCGGGAGGCGCGGGCGGCCCGCCTGGCCAGCGAGATCGAGTCCAGCCCACAGTACCGGCACCGTGTGGCCCTGGAGAATGACGAGGGGAAGACCGAGGAGGAGAAGTACAGCGCAGTGGTCAGAGACCGAGACGGGGGCGAGAGGGAGAAGGGCAGGGAGAGCcccagggagagggaaaaggagcGGGGCAGAGACAGCCCCAGCTCCAACAG GGAGGGCAAATACATTCCACCCCAGCGAGCCAGAGAGATGGGGTCATCAGTGAACAATatgaggggggacagagagaggggagggggggcaggtaCACCAGCTTCACTCCCCAATCGAATGGGAGGATCCCATTCTAACAGATCCACGCCGCCTAACTCCTCCCCTAggccccctctccctgcttccAGCAGCCAGTCCAGCCCTTCCGAAAGACACAGTCCCCTCTCCAACAGGGGAGGGTATTCTCCGCACCAGCCCCAAAGCAACGCCAGCCCGGCCGGGGCAtacacacccccctcccagccTCGGCCCACTGAGCCCCCCGCAGCCGCCACCGGCAGCCCGCCCACCCCCCACGCTCACAGCCACTCggtcccccactccctctcgCACCCTCAGTCGCTGTCCGATGCCTCCAGGGCCGTCAATGGAG tgtcTTCCCGAACCTCCCCTAAATCTCAGAGACCCATGCAGAATAACAGACCCCTCCGCACTTCCAACTCCCACAGCACCCCTGCAG TGTCGCGTTCCCCAAAACCAGCAGCGTCTTCCCAAGACCCCCCTCTTGCTGCTCCATATGTAGACACCACAGTGGTCCCCGTAGCAACCACCAAACCTGCTGGCCCAGCCCCCATCTTTCCTGTAGATG TGAATGAGATCCTCAACTCAGCAGCAAAGGAGAAGGCAGCTGAGAGTCCAGTGAGTCCACAGGAAAGCAAGAGCAGTAaag CTCCCTCGGTACAGCAAAGGTCACAAATCGAAGAGCTTCGGAAATTCGGAAAAGAGTTCAGG CTTCAGCCCAGTGCTGGTACCTCCAGCAGTCCCAGCGGTACAGCAGTAGCACCCACAGAAACAGCCCCGCCTAGCCAACCCCAGGCTTCTGCCGCAGACCCCGCCCAGACGCCCGAGCCCAGTCCCATCCCAGCCCAGAGCCCCCCTCAGAGCTCACCCCCGGAGGAgcaggggaaggagaaggaggcggAGGTCACAAGCACCGGCCCAGCTACGGCTGTGACTGCGGCCCAGACGGCGGTGCCAGACAGGCAGTCTGCAGCAACGCCCCAGCCCGCCAGGACACCGGGCAGTGAGGAGGCAACGGAGAGAGTGGAGGGCGTGGCTGA CCAAGTGAAAAAGTCCACCCTGAACCCCAACGCTAAAGAGTTCAACCCAAACAAGGCTGCCCTGACACTG gCGAAGCCCACTTCAGCCCCCACGCCTCCTCGCCCAACTCCTCCCAGCCCCTCCGTGGTACTGCAAGCCCCTCCGGGACAGGGGGCCATCTACAACCCCCCTTACCTCTCCTATGTCTCTCAAATACAGATCCAAGGCCACTCAGTGCAG GCTCCTCAGATGTACCAGTACACCGTATCCACTGTCAGCCAAGGAAAATACCCCAGAGCCAAAG GCTCGGTGGTTGCTCCTCGTTCAGATCACAGCTCCTCGGCGCCCCCTATGCTCCAGGCAGCTGCGTCGGCGGCCGGCCCTCCCCTCGTAGCCTCTCCCTACCCCCAGTCCTACCTGCAGTACAGCCCCCAGCAGTACAGCCAGCAGGTCATCCAGGCCATGACCCACTACCCGGGACAG CCGGTGTACTCGGTGCTGCAGAGCGGGGCCCGCATGCTGGGGTCTGGGGGACACCCTCAGACGCTCGGGCCTCCGGGCCCTCAGTACGCAGCGCAGGGAGAGGGGCCTCCCGGGCCACAGCAGGGAATGTATG CCCCGCAGTCTTTCTCCCATCACTCGGGCTCAATGCACCCGCCCCAGCCCTCCAGCACCCCGACGGGCAGCCAGCCGCCCCCCCAGCACCCTGCCCCGAGCCCAGGCCAG TCTGCACAGTCGGGCCCCCAGCCCCAGTCTCTGTATCACTCtggccctctctctgcccctacTCCCCCAAACATGCCCCCTGGACACAGCTCCCCCCAGGGCTCCTACCCCCTGCAAGGGTACAGTCTGCACGGGCACCAGCCCATTCCACACACCTACCCGTCACTGGGGCAGCTGACGCAG gCTCACGTACCCGGTGCCCTGTCGGGCCCCCACCACTCCGGCACCCACGGACCCCCCCAGGTGATGCTCCTGCACGCCCCGCCGCCGCAGCAGGGGCCGGGCTCGGGCCCCCAGCACGGACCCCCCCCTCAGCAGGGCACCCACCAGCACTACGCCTACATCGGACACCCACAGG CAGTGCAGGTGCAGGCCCACCCGCCCCAGCAGctccccttccacccccccacagGGAACTGA